The following coding sequences are from one Panicum hallii strain FIL2 chromosome 5, PHallii_v3.1, whole genome shotgun sequence window:
- the LOC112895435 gene encoding uncharacterized protein LOC112895435, whose protein sequence is MAGLVLLRATALGLAAAGAGALHAISRWTPPRDLSPYVPSVRFMLLESAQGLQAALLGAHPLSGKHLRDVRARAEHDLALADVDLTEGGDPATAIDLRLLLAFLATRDGRADDALHIYEEAARDAPFDARPRALAYYLCRLVGREDESVRWSAAYRRLVPVIDGASLVPEMESYEMQGLVRELLVAATVGCVCKIVHPEDRAVVMRAACGAVDQGLVAALQDKALSATERLYLRALRVYLHAKVRLLIKKEARDVADGDAEASPVS, encoded by the exons ATGGCCGGCCTTGTCCTCCTCCGCGCCACCGCACTCGGCCTCGCCGCAGCGGGGGCGGGGGCCCTGCACGCCATCTCCAGGTGGACGCCGCCCAGGGACCTCTCTCCCTACGTCCCGTCTGTCAGGTTCATGCTACTGGAGTCCGCGCAGGGCCTCCAGGCCGCCCTGCTCGGCGCGCACCCGCTCTCCGGCAAGCACCTCCGCGACGTCCGCGCCCGCGCCGAGCATGACCTCGCGCTCGCCGACGTCGACCTCACCGAGGGTGGcgaccccgccacggcaatcgacctccgcctcctcctcgcgtTCCTCGCCACGCGTGACGGCCGCGCCGACGACGCCCTGCACATCTACGAGGAGGCGGCCCGCGACGCGCCGTTCGACGCTCGCCCCCGCGCCCTCGCCTACTACCTGTGCCGCTTGGTAGGGCGAGAGGACGAGTCGGTGCGGTGGAGCGCGGCCTACCGCCGCCTCGTCCCGGTCATCGACGGCGCAAGCCTGGTACCGGAGATGGAGTCCTACGAGATGCAGGGGCTCGTCCGCGAGCTGTTGGTCGCGGCGACGGTGGGCTGCGTCTGCAAGATCGTCCACCCCGAGGACAGGGCCGTCGTCATGCGCGCGGCCTGCGGCGCAGTAGACCAGGGGCTAGTCGCTGCGCTGCAGGACAAGGCGCTGTCAGCGACAGAGAGGCTTTATCTGCGAGCTCTCCGCGTGTATCTGCACGCCAAGGTGCGGCTTCTCATCAAGAAGGAGGCACGGGACGTGGCCGACGGTGATGCGGAGGCATCTCCTGTTTCATG A
- the LOC112895123 gene encoding uncharacterized protein LOC112895123 has protein sequence MSRFLRPAALAAAATGGLFSAVSWSPSSPLAFSATPSSSPSTPVGPADTTGHTALVRAHPGLRELNTMLTPASFLVDATQTLLGAALRITPFCPKSLRLVRDFLTAEILSAESESEGPADAAAEQAVLARMHMALFDARDGRLDDALDAMSRLAAEHSGSTLAHLYATALCHVLGRHQDGARWLHDAAVPILSRLEHKIAFVEAILFSTLGSAPRAVAGSEELVLATTLGLVEMSLWSIFKHGDLSERLEVLTLMAFLRGVVARKLRRDDGSAPLEGSQDATPN, from the coding sequence ATGTCGCGcttcctccgccccgccgccctcgccgccgcagcGACCGGGGGGCTCTTCTCTGCAGTCTCGTGGAGCCCCTCCTCGCCCCTCGCGTTCTCGGCCACCCCGTCATCTTCTCCGTCGACGCCCGTCGGCCCCGCCGACACCACCGGCCACACCGCCCTCGTCCGCGCGCACCCGGGCCTCCGCGAGCTCAACACGATGCTTACCCCGGCCTCCTTCCTCGTCGACGCCACGCAGACGCTCCTCGGGGCTGCTCTGCGCATCACGCCCTTCTGCCCCAAGAGTCTCCGCCTGGTCCGCGACTTCCTCACCGCAGAGATCCTTTCCGCGGAGTCGGAGTCGGAGGGCCCCGCCGACGCAGCGGCGGAGCAGGCGGTGCTGGCCCGGATGCATATGGCCCTCTTCGACGCTCGCGATGGCCGCCTCGACGACGCGCTCGACGCCATGTCGCGACTCGCCGCGGAGCACTCCGGCAGCACCCTCGCGCACCTCTACGCCACCGCGCTTTGCCACGTCCTCGGCCGGCACCAGGACGGGGCCCGGTGGCTCCACGACGCCGCCGTGCCCATCCTCTCCCGCCTCGAGCACAAGATAGCGTTCGTGGAGGCCATCCTTTTCTCCACGCTCGgctccgcgccgcgcgccgtggCGGGCTCAGAGGAGCTGGTCCTGGCCACCACGCTCGGGCTGGTGGAGATGTCGCTGTGGTCCATTTTCAAGCACGGGGATCTGTCGGAGAGGCTCGAGGTGTTGACGTTGATGGCATTCTTGCGTGGCGTCGTGGCGAGGAAGTTACGCAGAGATGATGGATCAGCACCGCTAGAGGGATCTCAGGACGCCACCCCGAACTAG